CAGGCCTTGAACAAGCTCCCAGGTATACGGAGAGTACTCATAACTATAGTTAGAGGTCACCCCATTTTTACCAAGTGTTTCCTTGAGCCCGGGTATAGCATCCCAGTTTGTCTTAATGCCTGTTGCAATTGCTAGTTGCTTATATTTAACTGCAGCACCATTACTAACCAGAACTTCATTGGCCTCTGGATTGAAGCCCACAATCTTCTCTTTAATCCAGCGCACTCCTGATGGAATGAGATCTTTAGTTTGACGACGACTATTTTTGACGTTAAATGCACCGCCGCCCACTAGCGTCCAAGAGGGTTGGTAATAGTGCTCTTCAGAGGGCTCAATGATTGCGATATTTAGAGAGTGGTCTCTGGATTTCAGGCTAGCAGCTAAGCCTATGCCAGCAGCGCCACCGCCTGCAATTACTACGTCAAATACATTGGAACTCGAGTTTGCTGAAGTCATGCTATCTCCACCTCTATGTTTTATTAGATCTAGGTCAATAAAATAGCTTGAATTATAGTGATTGGCTATCAGGGTTTATGATTAGTCTACATTTTTATATAGTATTTATCATAAAATAAATTATTTACAGCCAACTGGACAAATACATGAAACCGATTGTTAAGGGATTTTTTGACCCGGATACCTGGACCGTAACTTATGTGGTTTATGAGAAACCGGGTTCACCATGTTTAATCATTGATTCAGTGCTTAATTATGACCATAAGTCAGGGCGTACTAAAACGAAATCAGCCGATGAAGTGATTGAGTTCGTCAAGGCTAATAACCTAGCTACAGAATGGATTTTAGAAACCCACGCACATGCAGATCATGTTTCAGCAGCACCGTATCTAAAATCGAAATTAGGCGGCAAGATTGCCATAGGTGATCATATCTCGGTGGTGCAGGGGGTATTTAAAAAAGTGTTTAATTTGGAAGAGGCATTTAAAGCGGACGGCTCTCAGTTTGATGACTTGCTTAAAGATGGGGAAGAAATTCACTTTGGAAATCTAAGCTTTAAGTCCCTCTTTGTTCCCGGTCATACGCCAGCCTGCATGGCATATCAAGTAGGTGATGCCATTTTTGTAGGCGATACCATGTTTATGCCTGACGTTGGAACTGCCCGATGTGATTTTCCAGGCGGTGATGCACACACGCTTTATAAGTCGATGCAAAGGATTTTGAGTTTTCCTGGTGCGACTAGATTATTTATGTGCCACGACTATCCGCCAAATGGGCGTCCAGTAAATTACGAAACAACAGTGACCGAGCAGAAGAAATCGAATATACATATGCATGATGGTATTACTGAGGATGAGTTTGTTCAGATGCGCAGTAAGCGTGACGCCACATTAGATATGCCGGTACTTATTTTGCCTTCGATCCAAATTAACATTCGCGCAGGTGATATGCCTCCGAAGGAAAGCAACGGGATTTCATATTTAAAGATTCCCCTTAACGCACTGTAATTTTCATGTTGAGCGAAAAAAAGCGAATTGCTGAGCTTAAGAAGATGCAGTCTTCTGCCACAAAGGCTTGCGAGTTCTTAAAAGTACTTTCAAACCCGAGTCGACTGATGTTGTTGTGTGAAATCGCTGTTGAGGAGCGGTGCGTTGGGGACCTGGAGGAATCAACCGGAATACATCAACCAACCTTATCGCAACAGCTGACAGTACTACGTACTAAAAAGTTGGTTAAGACACGCAGAGACGGTAAGCAAATTTATTATTCTCTTTCCAGTGACATAACGTTATCGGTCATGAACTTGCTCTACAGTCATTATTGTAAAAAATAAACCTGTTTTTACCGCTCTCACAATTTAGTTAACAATTGTTTTTGGCTTCCTAATGGCGGTTAGGTGTAATAAAAAGATAACAGCGAACAGCAGGCCAATAATCCAGTGGGTGCTAATTACTCCATCGCGGATTTCCTCTGGCCCGTAATAAAGCATTCCGCCGGTAATGAGAAGTGCAAATAGAAAGCCCAGTTGGCCAAAGCCACTCCACAACTGCTTTCTGGACTTATAGCCCGCCTTGATATGAAATGGCATTACTGATCCAAGAGCTAAGGTAGCCAGCATTGCAGCAATGCCATGAGCTGCGAGAATGCTATGGGTGCCAAGAGTAGATCTTTGGATCTGAAATTCATGCCCCAGAAGATACATCAGGCCAGTGATTGAACAAGCCATCATGCCGCAGATGACAAACGTTCTTTGCCAGCTGGACATCCTCCCAAGGCGGCTCATGCGACTATCCTCAGTGCTTGCGCTGAGAAATGGCTGAAGCACGGGTGATGCTCATTATTGGATAGGGCTAAAACCTTGGTGAGTGCATCAGCATAAACACACTCTTTTGCAAGAATGGAGAATGATCCAGCAATCTCCACATGAACCTCAGAAAAATTCTGGGCTAGAGGATTGATAATATGACTCTTCTGGCCATCTCTTTTTGCAAAGTAAAGACTGCTTGTGGCAATAGCCCCATCTTTCAAAGAACCAATATCAATTAACTCCCCAGATCTCTCAGGATGGCGCACTTGAATTGGGAGGGAGGTATTCCCAAATACCCGCAGGTCGCCACCAGCATTCACTGAACCGGATGCGATGCCTTCTGATATTAAGACTCTGACCGCCATATCTACTGCAAACCCCTTGGCGATTCCGCCCAGATCCAGGCAGACTGGGCGGGAAGACTGAATCAAGTCGGGCGCTAAGAAGTGCATATCTTCAACGCCACCAAGCTCATGATTAGAGAAGTTGATATGGCGGGGCAATAATCCTGCAGCAACCAGACGGTGACCGATTCCACAATTAAATAGGCCATCGGATTCAATATGAACTTCTTTCGCTATTCGGATAACTTGTGCAGTCCAAGGATGAATCTCAACTGCTTCCATGTGGGCACTTCGATTGATTTGGCTTAGCTCACTTTCAGGATCATGAAATCCCATGAGGTCATGAATATTTTGAATGGCTGCAAAAGCATTATCAACAGCCGCTTGCCCATCATCTTGATGTATGGAGATCTCTACAAAGGTGCCAAGAAGTGGTTTGCAACGAAGCATTGTTACTTTCCGAGGCTGGGTTTTGAATGGGTGTTCTTCAGGGCTAGGTCATATAAAACCGTTACCCGCTTCACTCCATCAGTAAGGTGTTTGCAAGAAAGTGTTGCGCCACCAATATTCTGAATATCTTGATTAAGCTTGATGGGGTCATTTACGGTCTTACCTACAAACTGTTTACGCCATTGCGCTTCTGCTACTTCATAACCATAAGATTCAATATATTCCAAAACTTCGATACCAGCGATGCCACCATTTGGGTTGATGGCAACGGCATAAGTAATCATTTCATGTTTTCCTATGACTTCGTCAACCACAAACCAGCTACCATCAGCTGCCCTCCAGATGCGCTCGCCCTGAAAGGGGTAACGAATGCTGGATGCGATACGCATCTTTTCTTGCAAATCATCCGTAATGATGACGGGATTCTTCGTCAGTATTTTGTTAGGGAAAAGAATTTTTAGAGCTTGCTCTGCAGAAACATAAATTTTTGCATGGGCAATGATTGGTGCGCTCATCATTGCTATGCCAATAAGAGCTAAGGGGTTGGGTTTCCAGATCATGGGGTGATATCTAGGTAATGTATTTAGGCAGTAAGTAATTCATTCGCTTCATTACAAAGTGCTTGAATTTCTGGGTTGATGCCTTGGACATTTGAGAGTTTGTCAAACATCATCAACGCTCTTTTCTTGGCTGTTTGACATTGGGTGGCTTGAAACTTCAGCAAATGAGCTAAAGCTGCAACTAATAGATTCTGAATTTCCATAATTTCTTTCGCTTAATTAAGTGGGAAGCCAACTTTGACAATGAATTCATTTACTGAGTGACTATCCCAGACGCGAGCATCTGAGCATTCGGCCTCTCCACCACCCATGCAGGAGCCGCCTGCAAGTTGATAGCGCCAAGCGCCAGTAACCCACCAGTCTTTGGCTGCGTAGTGCATATTGGGGCCTACAAAAGTGGCTCTTTGAACTTGATTGCGTAAATTGAGCTCTGAATAATCATTATGAAAGCGAGCCTCTACACCGGCTGACCATTTCGGGGCAAAGCGATAGCTAGCACCCACAAGGAAATCGAGCATCGATTCAGGAACATTGCCGTTCTCAATAAACTTTAAGCGCTCATTCGCGGCTACAACGTTACCTGCCAAAATCAATCGGTCATCAATAAAGTTCGATTGAAGTAAAAGTCTCGCCTCGATCTCATCTTTATTTCTTCCCCATGTCGGTTCTAAGTAAAGCCCTACACCCACAGGTGAAGTCACTGGATTAGTGATGCGATAAATCGCTTCTAGAGAGCCGCCTTCAATGCCACTTTTCTTATACGCTGTAGAGGGGTCATGCGAAGAAGGAACACCGTAACCGCCGGTACAGGTTGGGGTATCTCCGCATGCTTCTGGATTGGTGTAATTTTGATTTGCATTAGTGTAGTAAGAGTTGATATAGCCGGCAACTTGCAAGTCGTTAGTTAAACCGTATTCCAGTTCTGTCCTGGCAGTTAATGCATCGTAAGTTCCTGCTGCTTGCTGTTGATTGAGTTGCAGGCGCTGCTCAAACTCCAGCTTGCCCTTAGGCTGCAAATCTAAGGTGTAAATCCAGCCAAACACTCCCTCGCCTGCATGGGCTAAAGAAAAGTGAAGTGTGGCAACTAAGAAGAGGCTAAAGGCAAGAAGTCTATTAATGGTCAATTTCATGGTCCCTTGAGGTTGGTGGTTAGCAATCTAAATGAGAATGGTTCTCAATATAGCATTGGATGAGAATGATTCTCAACTAAATAAAATAACCATCACCTAAGAAGTGACGAAATCTATAGGCCTATTCTTTTTTACTTGTAAGATTTCCCCAATGAACGCTGAGTCCTTGGAAAAATTGGTTTTAATGAAGATGCCTTTTGGTAAGCACGCAGGGCGTGCCTTGGCTGACTTGCCGGGGAATTATTTGGCGTGGTTTGCTCGCGAAGGTTTTCCTAAAGGCGAGCTTGGTGAATTATTGGAATTAATGCATACCCTAGACCATAATGGTTTGCGTGGACTCTTGGCGCCAATCCAGCGGGCACACGGCCTACAAGCAAAATCTAAATTACTTTGAGCGAACAATCAGCGTAACGCGATTTCGTTCGTAAGTCACTGTTGACGATTCTGGAGGGCTACTTTGAATTGGGCTGACTTTTAACTTGGTCTGAGATTCAATTTGAGAGGCTATCTGTTTTGCAAGAGATTCATTGTGGTCATATTGAATTTGAATGCTCGCCACCTTGCCTGACTTGATGTTGTTAACGACATCATTGAGTTTATTTAGGGAGTAATCGTCAAAAAATATGGGATACCAACCACCTACGAGATTCTTTTGTCTCATGATTTCATGGGCCTCCGTCGATATGCTGCTCGTTTTATTGCCTTCACCTACGGGTAAGTGAAAGTCAATTCCTGTCTTTTGTATTAACTCTTGATAAGAGATGGGCGGGTTCATAGTTGCTTCATTGGTGTTTTCAATCCAATAGGCCCAAGCAGTATTTTTGTTGGAGTCATATACCAACTTGTATAAATGGCTGGGAATCGTTACGCGACTTTTGCCAATACTGCCGCGGTTTCCAATCGATCCCGTGAATACGTAAATGTCGCCAGCAGCTCTTTTGACATAAGCCCTCGTCGGCTCCTCGATATTCTTAGCCCAGATTCCCTGATTATTTTGCCTGGCCTGGGGCATCATATTGGCCAGTGAGAAAGATTGAGCCATTGAGCGTTCGTTACTCATGTCGCCTGCTGGGGCGTTATGACCCCTATCAAAGCCGCTTCCGCGGTAATCTGAGAGCAGAGCCCGTTCGGAGAAGGGTAGTCTGGCTTCTTCATAAAACTGATTACTTCTTCGAGGGTGTGTGGCAGAGAGCTGCTCCCGACTGAGCTTCTCAACGGCATAGATTGGCTTTTTATCCTGAGGGGAGTAGTAGATGGCAAAACTATCAAAACAAAGATCACGCCCCACTTGTGGACTTGTGGGTATTTGCTGGGCCGGGAACAGATCTTTGCATTCCTCAAAAGCCGCCTGCGCATTTAATGAGACTGAAACCGCTACAAGGGCAAGAAGGTGACGAAGAAATTTCATGGGCTCTTAGTGTATGGCCTTCGCTTTTCGAGCGCATCTCTTTTTATCTTGCGCTAGCTCCAGAGCTAATAAGAATCAGTGCCCCCTCAATGTTTTTCTGTCCATCAAAATGCATTTTTTCTTAAGGGATACTCTATTAATAGCGCTTGGCAATAAATACCGCCTTGCTACTACCCCTAGAAAATTACGGAGACGAAAGCACTAGATGTATGATTTTTTTTGGTTGAATTTTTGGCTAAAAACATAAAAAAGTCCCGTTTAAGCCAATTTTTTATAGAGTGAAATTAGTGCTTCCTAACTTCTATAAGATATTGATTTTATTGACTTATATATGCTTATGGAGATCCATATACGGGATCTCCCGGATTCCTAGATCAATAAGTTATTGATTTCCACTTCTTTATTCTTGACTTGATATAAGAAACTTCTTAGGATGACCCATGTTTTTTAGATATTGCAATGCAGCATAGAACGGTAGTCTAGTTTTTTTGAGGCCTTGCAAACAATGAATGAGTAAATGTTTAGCTAACAATTTGAGCGATATGCAGAATGCACAGTCAAGCACTTTGACTGCTAAAGAGCTGCTAGCGCACGCCATGGCTCCGGTCTATAGGGTCATCAATGGCCTACTCGTTTTAACTGTGTTCATGGTGGTTGGGTTTTGGCTTTCAGGCAACGGCACTAATGCTGGCGCTTTTGACCTTGCTCGTATCCTTGTTCCTGATGAAGCGCGTCACATGGTTTGGAGTAACGGCTTTGGGATGATCAATCAATATAAAGAGTCCAATGAAGTATCAGCTGCCCAGGCCGCTGATACTGAGATCGCCGCTGTGATCTATGGCAAGTCTAAGATTCCTGCTTCAGTTGGTTTGACTAGTGCCAAGCAGCAGACCGTGGCTTTGTTAATGCCCTCTGTGGCGCAAATGCAGGTGAAATCCATTTCTCATCTGTCTGATCGCATCCCCACATCTAAGATGGACCCTCAGGCTTTAGATAGCAACTTAATGGGCTCAATTCAGAATCAACGTGCCGTAGCTGACTTCTTTGAGAAGAAATACAGTCTCGATCGCTCAAAGATTGAAGAGTACGTTTCAAACACGATTTTGATTGCAAAAGAGGTCAACATCGACCCAGTGCTTTTGTTGGCAGTAATCTCGGTGGAATCTAATTTCAACCCAAACACTAAGAGTCACGCCGGTGCGGAAGGCCTCATGCAGGTGATGACTTCAGTACACAAAGATAAGTATGCAATCTTTGGCGGAACTTCTGAGGCCGCTAAGCCTGAAGTCAATATCCGTGTTGGCGCCTATATTTTGAAATACCTGATTGCTACGGCTGGTTCATTGCGTAATGGCCTGAAGTACTACGTTGGCGCTGCGAATGCTGAGGATGATGGCGGCTACGCGGACAAAGTGATGGCCGAAAGAAATCGCCTGATTGGGTTGTGTCAAAACCGTTCGTCTAATCGCTTGACATTGAACGGCAAGGATCTGCGCTCTTAAGTTTTTAGATCTTAAGTAGATCAAGCTATATAAAAAGCCACCCACAAGGGTGGCTTTTGTTTTGCTGCTGAATACGCGAGCCTTAGTTAACGCCGTGGAGCTCCACATCAAATACTAGGGTGGCATTTGGAGGAATAACACCCCCTGCACCGCGAGGGCCATAGCCCATCTCAGAAGGAATGATGAGGGTGCGTTTGCCACCAATTTTCATACCAGCCACGCCTTCATCCCAGCCTTTGATGACATGTCCAGCACCCAAAGGGAAACTAAAGAGTTGCCCGCGATCTAAGGAGCTATCAAACTTTTGACCTTTGTGATCAGTAGCCTTCTCGTCATAAAGCCAGCCGGTGTAATGCACGTCTACATGATTACCTGGTGCAGCTTCTTTTCCGTCGCCCACAACAGTATCGATTTTTTTGAGTTCACTCATGATGTTTTCCTATTTCACACAAATTGATTGGCTAGTATATTCTGAGCTCTGTAAATCTCTTCGGTAATGATGTTTTAGCTCAAACGTATGACAAATTATTGGCCAAATTCTGCATATAACACTCTGACAATCAGTTCTGATGATCAGTTGTTGGTGACAGATGACTTTTTGCGTACTTATATGCAGAGGCCTGAGCTCAAGCTGGTTCCTGAATCCTGCGCTATCGAACGTTCACTTCACCAGCGTTTAACTGACAACCCTCGTGCAGATGTTACTGATGATGAAATCTCGGCGATGGCTGATGAGGATATTCAGGAGAACTATCGGGTTTGGCTGCGCTACCGAAAGCGTTTATTAGCGGCCAGCTCCCTAGAGAACTTTTATATGAGTTTATTTAAAGGCGAGGGCGTGGACGTACCACCTTTATTTATTGCTCAACTCGCCCAAATTTTCATTAGACATATTCTGGGTAATGATTCGCATCCATTGGAAGTGCGAATGGGAGAACTTTTTTTCAGAACTCAAAAGATTACCGTTATTGATGATGGCATCGTCATGGGGGCGGACGATGAGGTGGTTGCTCGCAACGCCCAAGCCAGTGATACGGGAAACATCATGGATTTGCTCAAAGGCAGGTCAATGACGATGCGTTCAGCCGATCTGGATGTACTGCATGAAGACAACGCTGATACCTATTGGTCTCGCAACGAAGATTTTGATTTAGCAGTTCAGTTAAATTTTGGGCATGAGCCTATTAATCATTTTTGTCGCGTCTTAGAGAAATGGATAAAACATTTCCTCGGAGTTAGTGTGCGCATTACCCCCATGCAGCAAATTACCGATCCTAAGTGGTCATGGCATGTTGGCTTAGATGCAGTTGCTACTGAAATACTCAATAAGCTTTACAACCAAGAATTGGTTGAGGCAGATGAATTGCAGAAAGTGATTTGTTTATTTCGCCTAGACTTTATCGATGAGGCTGCTGTTGCTAAGGCCCAGGCTGGTAAGCCGGTATATATGGCTATTGCCATGAACGACCAGCATCAGCTGAAGTTAAAGCCACAAAACCTTTTGTTTAACTTGCCGCTAGCTAAAGCCTCTTAGGTCATCACTCGCGGTTGTCTCCGTTGCTGAGCAAGCCAGAAAATCGCAAGACCGCTTACTACAACGGGGATGAGTGATCCCCAATTGAGGATGCTCCAACCATGTGAGGTGACTAGGGCGCCTGACCCAAAAGAAGTGAAGGCCATAGTTCCGAAGACGAAGAAATTAATGGCAGCCTGTGCTTTGTCCCGCTCATTGGGTTGATAGGCAGTCATCGCCAAAGAGGTGGCGCCAGTAAATAAAAAGTTCCAGCCAACGCCGAGTAAAAATAAAGCGATAAAGAATTGATGGAGATCGGTTCCGGTAAGAGCGATTGCAATGCAGATGAAGTTCAGAAACACCCCGGTCCCCATTATCTTTAATACCCCATATCGTTGGATGAGTGATCCTGTAAAAAATCCAGGAGCAAACATGCCAATCACATGCCACTCCAGTACTAAAGCGGTGTCCGAAAATGGTAGCCCACAGATTTGCATTGCCAAAGGTGTGGCGGCCATGAGTAGATTCATAACCCCATACCCTAATGCTGCACCAATGATGGCAACCATAAAGACGGGTTGCTGGAGGATGACTTTTAAAGGGCGTCCATCGGTAAGTGCATGCTGCGCCTTGAGTTCTTGTGGAAAGCGAATGAACTGCATCACGAAGATGCCAATGAACCCGGCAATGGATAGAGTGAGATATGCCCCCAGAAAGGCGGTATCAAATAGATCTCGCGTCCAGGAGGCTAGATTGGGTCCAATGACTGCACCAAGAATGCCACCAGCAAGTACCCAAGAGATCGCCTTATCGCGTTGACTCTGGTCTGTCAGTTCTGCTGCAGCAAAGCGGTAGAGCTGCCCATTGGCGCTGTAATAACCCGCAATAAAGGTCCCCAAGACTAAAAGCCAAAAGTTTCTTGTAATGGCGGCGTACGCGCATAGAAGTGCTGAGAGCATTGCTACTAGCAAGCCTAGCTGGAAAGAGACTCTGCGCCCAAAGTAGTTTTGAGATTTGGCCACAATGGAGGTGGAAAAGGCGCCCCCGACAACATAGCCCATGACGGGTAGGGTGGCCATCCAGCTGGCTGGTGCTAGGCTAAGCCCTACCAACCCGTTGATAGCGATAAACGTCACGTTATTGGTGAGGAATAGTCCCTGACAAATGATCAGCAGCACCAGGTTTTTGTTGAGTAAAGGATGTTTGCGGGTCATAGCTTGCAGTGTACGGCGAATTTAGAGCCTCTGCAGCCTTGGTGGATTCCCTTAAATTGCCCTTTATCGGGCGCTTTAAGGTGCAAAACCGGCATTTTTGCCAAGTCCGATGATTTAAAATGGAGCTCTCGCCTCATTGGCAAAAGGTGCGCTAAAAGCGACTTGCAAAATGTGGATTTGAGGGCGGCAGGGTAAAAACCTGACTCTGTAATTTTTCAATATTGAGGAAACATTCATGGCTTCAGAGAAATCAAAGATTATTTATACGCTGACAGATGAGGCGCCACTTTTGGCCACTCGTGCATTTCTGCCAATTATTCGTACTTTTGCAGCTCCTGCTGGCGTGGAGATCGTGACGAGTGATATTTCAGTTGCAGCGCGTATCTTGGCTGAGTTTCCTGATTGCCTGACGCCTGAGCAGCAAGTTCCGAATAACTTGGCTGAGCTAGGCAAAATGACCTTATTGCCCGATACCAACATCATTAAGTTGCCCAATATCAGCGCCTCTGTGCCCCAGCTGCTCGCCGCCATTAAAGAGCTACAAACTAAAGGCTACAAGATTCCTGATTTTCCTGAAGATCCAAAAACAGATGAAGAAAAATCCATTCGGACCCGTTATTCCAAATGCTTGGGTAGCTCAGTAAACCCAGTATTGCGCGAGGGTAATTCCGACCGCCGCGCTCCTCCCGCTGTAAAACGTTACGCCCGCAAGAATCCACACTCAATGGGGGAGTGGAGTCAGGCGTCGCGCACCCACGTTTCTCATATGCATGGGGGTGATTTTTACGCTGGTGAGAAGTCGATGACGATGACTAAGGCCTGTGATGTGAAGATGGACTTGGTGACGAAGAGTGGCAAGACTATTGTTCTCAAACCCAAAGTCTCTTTATTGGCTGGCGAAATTATCGACAGTATGTACATGAGCAAAAAAGCATTGTGCGAGTTCTACGAGAAAGAAATCGAAGACGCTTATAAGACCGGCATGATGCTTTCCTTGCATGTCAAGGCAACGATGATGAAGGTTTCCCATCCAATTGTGTTTGGTCATGCGGTAAAGATTTTCTATAAAGACGCTTTTGCAAAGCACGCTAAGCTATTTGAAGAGCTGGGCGTGAATGCCAATAACGGAATGAGCAGTCTGTATGAAAAGATCAAAGCCTTGCCAGAATCTAAGCGCGAAGAAATCATTCAAGATCTGCATGCCTGCCACGAACATCGTCCAGCATTAGCGATGGTGGATTCTGCTAAAGGTATTACTAACCTCCATTCTCCAAGCGATGTGATCGTTGATGCTTCTATGCCGGCAATGATCCGTGTAGGCGGCAAGATGTGGGGTGCTGATGGTCGTTTGCATGATACGAAGGCGGTCATTCCTGAAAGTACCTTTGCCCGTATTTATCAAGAAATGATCAATTTCTGTAAGACGCACGGTAACTTTGATCCAACAACGATGGGTACAGTACCGAACGTCGGTTTGATGGCTCAACAGGCTGAAGAGTACGGTTCACATGACAAGACCTTTGAAATTCCTGAGGCTGGTGTGGCCCGTATCGTTGCTGATGATGGCACTGTATTGCTTGAGCAACATGTGGAAGAGGGCGATATCTGGCGTATGTGTCAGTGTAAAGATGCGCCAATTCGTGACTGGGTGAAGTTGGCTGTGAATCGCGCGCGTCTTTCCAATACTCCAGCAGTATTTTGGCTCGATGAGTACCGTCCACACGAAGCTGAATTAATTAAGAAGGTAAATACCTATCTCAAAGACTACGATCTGAAGGGTGTAGATATTCAGATCATGTCTCAGACACGTGCAATGCGTTACACCTTAGAGCGCGTGATTCGTGGCAAGGACACCATTTCTGTGACCGGTAATATCTTGCGTGACTACCTCACGGACTTATTTCCAATTATGGAGTTAGGTACTAGTGCGAAGATGTTATCCATCGTGCCTTTGATGGCTGGTGGCGGTCTGTTTGAAACGGGCGCGGGTGGTTCAGCCCCTAAACACGTTCAACAGTTGGTAGAAGAAAACCATTTACGTTGGGATTCACTTGGTGAGTTCATGGCTTTAGCCGTATCTCTTGAGGATATCGGTGATAAGACTGGCAACAATAAGGTGAAAATCTTAGCTCGCACTTTGGATGATGCGACTGGTAAGCTGTTAGATAACAATAAGTCACCTTCACCGCGCACTGGCGAGTTGGATAACCGTGGTAGCCAGTTCTACTTAGCAATGTACTGGGCTGAAGCGTTAGCCGCTCAAACGGAAGATAAAGAATTACAAGCGCACTTTGCTCCTTTGGCAAAATCTTTGATTGAGAATGAGCAAAAGATTGCAGCCGAACTCAAAGCGGTGCAAGGTAAGCCAGCAGATATTGGTGGTTACTTTATGCCTGATTCTGAGAAGTTTGAAGCAGTAATGCGTCCTAGTGCTACCTTGAATGCAGCTTTAAAGGCAGCAAACGCGTAATAGGTGTAAGCGATAAGTACCTAATTTTTTAGATTAGGTTTAGCATTCAAAGGCAAACTTTCGGGTTTGCCTTTTTTCATTTGCCTCACCTATTTTTTTTATGTCTAAACCAAAAGACCTGGTTGAATTGAGTTATCTGAGTGAAGCTCTCTCGGATATGTCTTTTCTTGGCTTAATGCGCTTGCTCGAGTCGGCGCGCGCGTTTAATCAAAAACATAGTGTTACCGGCATTCTCTTTTACGATAACCAGCAGTTTGCTCAGGTGATTGAAGGTGAGCGTGCCAATATTATGAAGGTATGGAAGAGAATCCAGGATGATAAACGGCATCATCGTATTGAATTATTAGAGATTAAAGAAATTTCCAATAGAAGCTATCCAGATTGGCTACTCCGCTTTTATGGCGGCGAATCTTTAGTTAGAGACTACCCAGACTTGGCTGAAATGGTTGGCGGCATGGATAAATATAATCTCGCTTTGATGAACCAGATGCGGGCAAGTCAGTTTTAAGCAAGAAATTACCATCGGTAGCAAAATGGGTTGATTACATTCCTTAGGGGCGCGTTATGGGTTTTACCGATAAGACCATCCTTGCTAGCGATATCACTCCAAAAGCGGTTTTTGAAAACCGTAGGACCATTATCAAAACTGCGGCTGCAGGGGGTTTTGGAATGGCGCTGGCTCCATGGTTCTCTAGAGAAGCCCTTGCCGCAAACCCAGAAAGGCTGGCAGCCACCCTAAACCCTGCTTTTGCAGATAAAGACGGTCTAACCCCGCTTAAGTTTGTCACCGGCTATAACAACTTTTATGAATTCGGTACGGATAAGGCGGATCCAGCTGCGCATGCTGATAGCTTGCAAACTCGTCCCTGGACAATATCGATTGAGGGTTTGGTCAAAAAACCAATAACACTGGATATTGATGCACTCCTTAAATTAGCACCAATGGAAGAGCGCATTTACCGGATGCGCTGTGTTGAAGGTTGGTCTATGGTGATTCCTTGGGATGGCTACTCACT
This is a stretch of genomic DNA from Polynucleobacter sp. JS-JIR-II-b4. It encodes these proteins:
- a CDS encoding metalloregulator ArsR/SmtB family transcription factor; its protein translation is MQSSATKACEFLKVLSNPSRLMLLCEIAVEERCVGDLEESTGIHQPTLSQQLTVLRTKKLVKTRRDGKQIYYSLSSDITLSVMNLLYSHYCKK
- a CDS encoding DUF3820 family protein encodes the protein MNAESLEKLVLMKMPFGKHAGRALADLPGNYLAWFAREGFPKGELGELLELMHTLDHNGLRGLLAPIQRAHGLQAKSKLL
- a CDS encoding FAD:protein FMN transferase; translation: MLRCKPLLGTFVEISIHQDDGQAAVDNAFAAIQNIHDLMGFHDPESELSQINRSAHMEAVEIHPWTAQVIRIAKEVHIESDGLFNCGIGHRLVAAGLLPRHINFSNHELGGVEDMHFLAPDLIQSSRPVCLDLGGIAKGFAVDMAVRVLISEGIASGSVNAGGDLRVFGNTSLPIQVRHPERSGELIDIGSLKDGAIATSSLYFAKRDGQKSHIINPLAQNFSEVHVEIAGSFSILAKECVYADALTKVLALSNNEHHPCFSHFSAQALRIVA
- a CDS encoding MBL fold metallo-hydrolase, producing the protein MKPIVKGFFDPDTWTVTYVVYEKPGSPCLIIDSVLNYDHKSGRTKTKSADEVIEFVKANNLATEWILETHAHADHVSAAPYLKSKLGGKIAIGDHISVVQGVFKKVFNLEEAFKADGSQFDDLLKDGEEIHFGNLSFKSLFVPGHTPACMAYQVGDAIFVGDTMFMPDVGTARCDFPGGDAHTLYKSMQRILSFPGATRLFMCHDYPPNGRPVNYETTVTEQKKSNIHMHDGITEDEFVQMRSKRDATLDMPVLILPSIQINIRAGDMPPKESNGISYLKIPLNAL
- a CDS encoding DUF6662 family protein, translated to MKLTINRLLAFSLFLVATLHFSLAHAGEGVFGWIYTLDLQPKGKLEFEQRLQLNQQQAAGTYDALTARTELEYGLTNDLQVAGYINSYYTNANQNYTNPEACGDTPTCTGGYGVPSSHDPSTAYKKSGIEGGSLEAIYRITNPVTSPVGVGLYLEPTWGRNKDEIEARLLLQSNFIDDRLILAGNVVAANERLKFIENGNVPESMLDFLVGASYRFAPKWSAGVEARFHNDYSELNLRNQVQRATFVGPNMHYAAKDWWVTGAWRYQLAGGSCMGGGEAECSDARVWDSHSVNEFIVKVGFPLN
- a CDS encoding DNA/RNA non-specific endonuclease, with the translated sequence MKFLRHLLALVAVSVSLNAQAAFEECKDLFPAQQIPTSPQVGRDLCFDSFAIYYSPQDKKPIYAVEKLSREQLSATHPRRSNQFYEEARLPFSERALLSDYRGSGFDRGHNAPAGDMSNERSMAQSFSLANMMPQARQNNQGIWAKNIEEPTRAYVKRAAGDIYVFTGSIGNRGSIGKSRVTIPSHLYKLVYDSNKNTAWAYWIENTNEATMNPPISYQELIQKTGIDFHLPVGEGNKTSSISTEAHEIMRQKNLVGGWYPIFFDDYSLNKLNDVVNNIKSGKVASIQIQYDHNESLAKQIASQIESQTKLKVSPIQSSPPESSTVTYERNRVTLIVRSK
- a CDS encoding FMN-binding protein, which codes for MMSAPIIAHAKIYVSAEQALKILFPNKILTKNPVIITDDLQEKMRIASSIRYPFQGERIWRAADGSWFVVDEVIGKHEMITYAVAINPNGGIAGIEVLEYIESYGYEVAEAQWRKQFVGKTVNDPIKLNQDIQNIGGATLSCKHLTDGVKRVTVLYDLALKNTHSKPSLGK